In the genome of Candidatus Ruthia magnifica str. Cm (Calyptogena magnifica), one region contains:
- a CDS encoding 5-formyltetrahydrofolate cyclo-ligase, with protein sequence MQALRLTLRQKRRAINHSNREKLAKRLLSQTQRLVTFKHGQKIAIYLPNDGEIDTKYIYNFLKRQGFSIYLPILVNKSLKFSKINKHFKKNIFSIKEPVFTQILSAKQINIIFMPLVGFDKNKNRIGMGGGFYDRTLTFKKPQQNYKNPKLYGLAFDCQKVYRLNANPWDVPLNAIITPTAIYTK encoded by the coding sequence ATGCAGGCATTAAGACTCACACTTAGACAAAAAAGACGTGCTATTAATCACAGCAACCGAGAAAAATTAGCCAAACGCTTATTATCCCAAACACAAAGATTAGTCACTTTCAAACATGGACAAAAAATTGCCATTTACCTACCAAATGACGGTGAAATTGATACTAAATATATTTATAACTTCTTAAAAAGACAAGGCTTTAGTATCTATTTACCGATATTAGTTAATAAAAGTCTTAAATTTTCTAAAATTAATAAGCATTTCAAAAAAAATATATTTAGCATTAAAGAGCCTGTTTTTACCCAAATTTTAAGTGCCAAACAAATAAACATTATCTTTATGCCACTGGTGGGCTTTGATAAAAATAAAAATAGAATTGGTATGGGTGGTGGCTTTTATGATCGTACACTTACCTTTAAAAAACCTCAACAAAATTATAAAAATCCAAAACTTTATGGCTTGGCATTTGATTGTCAAAAAGTATACAGACTCAACGCCAATCCTTGGGACGTACCGCTTAATGCAATCATCACTCCAACAGCAATTTACACCAAATAA
- a CDS encoding UbiH/UbiF/VisC/COQ6 family ubiquinone biosynthesis hydroxylase, translating to MHPENNLQYDIVIIGGGMVGQAFALSMVNKGLKITVIEPNNPNPELQDKCHTRVSAITPKSEIFLKNIGVWELIKRKYAFTDTYIWDQNSHGSLNFNKENEGVNQLGYIIENDAIQSAIYTELEKAHIAFIRTKLTNIHKIDDGYQLDLTSNQKITCGLLIGADGTKSNVRELAGIEYIENNYQQKAIVCNIESLQSFQSTTWQRFLSDSIIALLPFSERQASIVWSAENHLADELIQLSAKQFADRLAQGVEYKFGRFKVISNIQAFPLIGRNSQDYVKHNLALIGDAAHNMHPLAGQGVNLGFLDVAELSQQLQTNNKLLGDYLVLRKYARARRLNNELMAKTITGLNWIYKENSEPLRWLRGFGMNLINESPILKYFLQKQASGDTPFNI from the coding sequence ATGCACCCTGAAAATAATTTGCAATATGATATTGTCATTATCGGTGGTGGCATGGTGGGACAGGCATTTGCTTTATCTATGGTTAATAAAGGCTTAAAGATTACTGTTATTGAACCTAATAACCCTAATCCAGAATTGCAGGATAAGTGCCACACACGTGTTAGTGCAATTACACCTAAATCAGAGATATTTTTAAAAAATATTGGCGTATGGGAGTTAATTAAGCGTAAATATGCGTTCACCGATACGTATATTTGGGATCAAAACTCTCATGGTAGTTTAAATTTTAATAAAGAAAATGAGGGTGTTAATCAATTGGGCTATATTATTGAAAATGATGCCATACAATCTGCAATATATACAGAGTTAGAAAAAGCCCATATTGCATTTATTCGTACAAAATTAACTAATATTCATAAAATTGATGATGGCTATCAGCTTGATTTAACTAGTAATCAGAAAATAACATGTGGTTTATTGATTGGTGCAGATGGCACTAAATCAAACGTTAGAGAATTGGCAGGTATTGAATATATTGAGAATAATTACCAGCAAAAAGCTATTGTTTGTAATATTGAATCATTACAAAGTTTTCAAAGTACAACTTGGCAGCGTTTTTTATCAGATAGTATTATTGCCTTGCTGCCTTTTAGCGAACGTCAAGCATCCATTGTTTGGTCAGCAGAAAATCATTTAGCTGATGAGCTTATACAACTTTCAGCTAAGCAGTTTGCTGACAGGCTTGCCCAAGGTGTTGAATATAAATTTGGTCGATTTAAAGTTATCAGCAACATTCAAGCTTTCCCACTCATTGGTCGTAACTCACAAGATTATGTAAAACATAATCTGGCATTAATCGGTGATGCTGCACATAATATGCATCCTCTTGCAGGTCAAGGGGTTAATTTAGGTTTTTTAGATGTTGCAGAATTATCACAACAATTACAAACAAATAATAAACTTTTAGGTGATTATTTAGTTTTACGAAAATATGCCAGAGCTAGGAGATTGAATAATGAGCTCATGGCAAAAACCATAACTGGACTTAATTGGATTTATAAAGAAAATAGTGAGCCACTTAGGTGGCTACGTGGTTTTGGTATGAATCTTATTAACGAAAGCCCTATTTTAAAATATTTCTTGCAAAAACAAGCTTCAGGTGACACACCATTTAATATTTAA
- a CDS encoding helix-turn-helix domain-containing protein: protein MSSTDLPTCINAKLKRYFKQLDGEQASGVHKMIINNVESIVIKFVLDFVKNNQSEASRILSINRGTLKKKIQRYKL, encoded by the coding sequence ATGAGCTCAACTGATTTACCAACCTGTATAAATGCAAAACTTAAACGTTATTTTAAACAATTGGATGGCGAGCAAGCAAGTGGCGTGCATAAAATGATCATTAATAATGTAGAATCTATTGTGATTAAATTTGTACTTGACTTTGTCAAAAATAATCAAAGTGAGGCTTCAAGAATTCTAAGTATTAATCGTGGTACATTAAAGAAAAAAATCCAACGATACAAACTCTAA
- the hisA gene encoding 1-(5-phosphoribosyl)-5-[(5-phosphoribosylamino)methylideneamino]imidazole-4-carboxamide isomerase: protein MIVIPAIDLKNGQCVRLRQGLMEDTTVFSDSPVEMAEQWVKQGARRVHLVDLNGAFEGRPVNVSSVTEVVSAFPDLPVQIGGGIRNMQIANAYIEAGIDYLIIGTMAVTNPEFVSELCREFPSKVIVGLDANDGLVATQGWTQQTDLNVVNLSKKFEQYGVSSIVYTDIARDGMMQGVNIEATVDLAKQTSIPIIASGGISNMEDIFGLLVEAHHGIMGAIIGRAIYEGTLDFKQAQQFCDAN, encoded by the coding sequence ATGATTGTTATTCCAGCAATAGATTTAAAAAATGGGCAATGCGTTCGTTTAAGACAGGGTTTGATGGAAGATACGACGGTATTTTCTGACAGCCCCGTTGAAATGGCGGAACAGTGGGTAAAACAAGGTGCACGCAGAGTGCACTTGGTGGATCTTAATGGCGCATTTGAAGGAAGGCCTGTCAATGTATCTAGTGTAACTGAAGTTGTATCAGCATTTCCTGATTTACCGGTGCAAATTGGAGGCGGTATTCGTAACATGCAGATTGCGAATGCTTATATTGAAGCAGGCATTGATTATTTGATTATTGGCACGATGGCGGTAACAAATCCTGAATTTGTGTCTGAGTTGTGTCGTGAATTCCCTAGCAAGGTGATTGTGGGTTTGGATGCGAATGATGGCTTAGTGGCAACACAAGGTTGGACACAACAAACGGATTTGAATGTGGTGAATTTATCTAAAAAATTTGAACAATATGGGGTAAGTTCTATTGTTTATACGGATATTGCGCGTGATGGAATGATGCAGGGAGTGAATATTGAGGCTACAGTTGACCTTGCTAAACAAACCTCAATCCCCATCATTGCTTCAGGCGGAATTAGCAATATGGAAGATATCTTCGGATTATTAGTTGAAGCGCACCATGGTATTATGGGGGCGATTATTGGACGGGCGATTTATGAAGGAACGCTTGATTTTAAACAAGCACAACAATTTTGCGATGCAAATTGA
- the def gene encoding peptide deformylase, whose amino-acid sequence MMILPILNYPDKRLRTKAKHVNVIDETIQTLIKDMFETIYAKDGIGLAATQVDQHLQVVVIDLEPNSQDDYQLFLKNFQRSSHKQSQKHHPLCFINPRIKEKDGQEKHIEGCLSVPDFQAEVQRANHIKVEALNEKGEVFTLQATGLLAICIQHELDHLKGVLFVDYLSKLKQKRLLKKTKKMTKN is encoded by the coding sequence ATCATGATTCTACCCATCTTAAACTACCCTGATAAACGTCTAAGAACCAAAGCCAAACACGTAAATGTGATTGATGAAACTATACAAACTTTAATCAAGGACATGTTTGAAACCATATACGCCAAAGATGGTATCGGCTTAGCTGCCACTCAAGTTGACCAACATTTACAAGTGGTGGTGATTGATTTGGAACCAAACTCGCAAGATGACTATCAACTATTTTTAAAAAACTTCCAAAGAAGCTCACACAAGCAATCACAAAAACATCATCCTTTGTGTTTTATTAACCCAAGAATTAAAGAAAAAGACGGGCAAGAAAAACACATCGAAGGTTGTCTATCCGTACCAGATTTTCAAGCAGAAGTGCAACGCGCTAATCATATTAAAGTTGAAGCACTCAATGAAAAAGGAGAGGTATTTACTCTGCAAGCAACAGGGTTACTTGCTATTTGTATTCAACATGAACTGGATCATTTAAAAGGTGTTTTGTTTGTTGATTATTTATCCAAACTCAAACAAAAACGCCTATTAAAAAAAACAAAAAAAATGACTAAAAATTAG
- a CDS encoding sulfite exporter TauE/SafE family protein produces MDIFISVFLMGLLGGVHCLGMCGGVVGMLSAGLDPQVRDNPKKAVLFHLNYNLGRILSYMLIGAIFGLIGTLLAQTLQMSMFDKVLRIFSGVLMVMVGLYIGNWSSSIQILEKFGAKLWVKLQPLTRCFLPIRSLRSAFFTGLLWGGIPCGLVYGALSFAILSGSMLEGGLIMLTFGLGTLPSLLLMASLSTHLGFLIQKSLVRHLSGLLIIILGIMALWMPIKSMIFDNMRMIKPSQGVTSFYKSTDFDYLV; encoded by the coding sequence ATGGATATCTTTATTAGTGTTTTTTTAATGGGGCTATTAGGTGGCGTGCACTGTTTAGGTATGTGTGGTGGTGTAGTGGGTATGCTCAGTGCTGGACTTGATCCACAAGTAAGGGATAATCCAAAAAAAGCAGTACTTTTTCATCTAAATTATAACCTTGGTAGAATTTTAAGCTATATGCTGATAGGAGCTATCTTTGGCTTAATTGGTACACTATTGGCACAAACCTTACAAATGAGTATGTTTGATAAGGTTTTGCGAATATTTTCAGGTGTGTTGATGGTTATGGTGGGACTATATATTGGTAATTGGTCATCCAGTATTCAAATATTGGAAAAATTTGGCGCTAAACTTTGGGTAAAATTACAACCATTAACCCGATGCTTTTTACCAATTAGAAGCCTTAGAAGTGCGTTTTTTACTGGCTTATTATGGGGGGGCATTCCTTGTGGATTAGTTTATGGTGCGCTTAGTTTTGCTATTTTGTCTGGCTCTATGCTTGAAGGTGGTTTAATTATGCTAACATTTGGACTAGGGACATTACCAAGTTTGTTGTTAATGGCAAGTCTATCTACCCATCTGGGTTTTTTAATTCAAAAATCTTTGGTTCGGCATTTATCTGGCTTGTTGATTATTATATTAGGTATTATGGCATTATGGATGCCGATTAAATCTATGATATTTGACAACATGCGTATGATAAAGCCTTCGCAAGGCGTTACGAGTTTTTACAAGTCTACAGATTTTGATTATTTGGTATAA
- the purH gene encoding bifunctional phosphoribosylaminoimidazolecarboxamide formyltransferase/IMP cyclohydrolase → MFIQRALISVFDKTGLIDFAQFLANKNIEIISTGGTAKLLNKHHIPVIEVSDYTGFPEMMAGRVKTLNPKIHGGILARRGLDEDVMAENDIKPIDLVVVNLYPFQETITKADCTLKDAIENIDIGGPAMLRSSAKNHISVTVVVDNTYYKKVMSEISKSGNTTLETRIKLALKTFEHTAAYDGAIANYLGKEEDGFSNTINLQFNKVQSMRYGENPHQNAAFYVESNITEACVASSTQCQGKEMSYNNMADADAALECARSFDEPCCVIVKHANPCGVAVCANIFNAYDNAFKTDPTSAFGGIIAFNRNLDKKTAQRIIERQFVEVIIAPNVDNDAKEVLSAKQNIRVLECGDLNIEKPSLDYKRVTYGLLVQDKDLGVITKNDIKYVSNLAPNKDQIKDLLFAWKVAKVVKSNAIVYAKNQMTIGVGAGQMSRVYSAKIAGIKAADESLTIEGSVMASDAFFSFQDSIDAAAQIGIKAIIQPGGSMHDSEVIKAANKHTIAMVFTDMRHFKH, encoded by the coding sequence ATGTTTATACAACGTGCCTTAATCAGTGTTTTTGATAAAACTGGATTGATTGATTTTGCCCAATTTTTGGCAAATAAAAATATCGAAATTATTTCCACAGGTGGTACAGCCAAACTGTTGAATAAGCATCATATTCCAGTTATTGAAGTATCAGACTACACGGGATTCCCTGAAATGATGGCAGGTCGCGTTAAAACCCTTAATCCTAAAATTCATGGAGGCATTTTAGCGCGCCGCGGGCTTGATGAGGATGTAATGGCAGAAAACGACATTAAACCAATTGACCTAGTTGTGGTTAATCTATATCCATTTCAAGAAACGATTACTAAGGCTGACTGCACGTTAAAAGATGCGATTGAAAATATTGATATTGGAGGCCCAGCAATGCTAAGATCAAGTGCCAAAAATCATATATCTGTTACGGTTGTAGTAGATAATACATATTATAAAAAAGTCATGAGTGAAATTAGTAAATCAGGCAATACCACGCTTGAAACTCGAATCAAACTAGCCCTTAAAACATTTGAACATACAGCAGCTTATGACGGCGCCATTGCTAATTATTTAGGCAAAGAAGAAGACGGTTTTTCTAACACCATCAATCTACAATTTAACAAGGTTCAATCAATGCGCTATGGGGAAAATCCACACCAAAATGCTGCATTCTATGTTGAGAGTAACATCACTGAGGCTTGCGTAGCATCCTCAACACAATGTCAAGGTAAGGAAATGTCATACAATAATATGGCAGATGCAGATGCAGCGCTTGAGTGTGCACGTAGTTTTGATGAGCCGTGTTGCGTGATTGTTAAGCACGCCAATCCATGTGGTGTTGCCGTATGTGCTAACATTTTTAATGCTTATGATAATGCTTTTAAAACCGATCCAACTTCAGCATTTGGTGGCATTATTGCCTTTAATCGTAACCTAGATAAAAAGACAGCACAACGTATTATTGAGCGTCAGTTTGTTGAAGTCATTATTGCGCCTAATGTTGATAATGACGCTAAAGAAGTGTTATCAGCCAAACAAAATATACGTGTACTAGAGTGTGGTGATTTAAACATAGAAAAACCTTCACTAGATTATAAACGTGTGACTTATGGCTTGTTAGTACAAGATAAGGACTTAGGCGTTATCACAAAAAATGATATTAAATACGTCAGTAATTTAGCACCCAATAAAGACCAAATTAAAGATTTATTATTTGCTTGGAAAGTTGCCAAAGTGGTTAAATCAAACGCCATTGTTTACGCTAAAAACCAGATGACCATTGGTGTTGGTGCGGGTCAAATGTCTAGAGTCTACTCTGCCAAAATAGCTGGCATTAAGGCAGCTGACGAATCTCTCACTATTGAAGGCTCTGTAATGGCGTCTGATGCCTTTTTCTCATTTCAGGATAGTATTGACGCAGCAGCACAAATCGGCATCAAAGCCATTATTCAACCAGGTGGCTCAATGCATGATTCCGAAGTTATAAAGGCAGCAAATAAGCATACTATTGCAATGGTATTTACAGACATGCGCCATTTTAAACATTAG
- the pmbA gene encoding metalloprotease PmbA, translating into MASLLENTAQLTIDLLKKYDITDYEILLSSSSGISTSVRLGKVETLEYHLDKSFDINVYMGNKKGHASSVDFSKRCISKTIESACLIAKYTQNDEFNGLAPKELMAFNAPDLDLYYPWDLDSSDSIELAMRCEAKALDQKYIDNSDGAELSSYQGKGLYVNSHGMMAAQQSAKHSLHCAIIAKQDKDMQTAYEYTVALDNNDLESPEVVGQKAAKLAINKLGTRSLTSKKCPIIFTPRLSCGLFSQLMGALSGARQYKKSTFLLGSIEQKIMPSGISLLENPLVKKTIGAKAFDQDGVLKRRQYFVKDGQVQSYIMGQYSANQLGLKTTANAGGVNNVMIGHGFEGGLDEMIKDMHQGLLVTELMGQGVNYITGDYSRGALGFWVDNGKIQYPVSGITIAGNLKEMLLGVEHIGSDIDHRSNIKVGSVLVNQMTIAGEM; encoded by the coding sequence ATGGCATCCTTATTAGAAAACACCGCGCAACTTACTATTGATTTATTAAAAAAATATGATATTACTGATTATGAAATTTTGTTAAGCTCAAGTTCTGGTATTTCTACCTCTGTTAGATTAGGCAAGGTTGAAACTTTAGAATATCATTTAGATAAGAGTTTTGATATTAATGTTTATATGGGCAATAAAAAAGGACACGCATCTAGTGTTGATTTTAGCAAACGGTGCATTAGTAAGACCATAGAATCTGCTTGTTTGATTGCTAAATACACACAAAATGATGAATTTAACGGTTTGGCACCAAAAGAATTAATGGCGTTTAATGCACCTGATTTAGATTTGTATTACCCGTGGGATTTAGACTCAAGTGATAGTATTGAGCTGGCCATGCGTTGTGAAGCAAAAGCATTAGACCAAAAGTATATTGATAACTCAGATGGTGCCGAATTATCAAGTTACCAAGGCAAGGGCTTATATGTAAACTCACATGGCATGATGGCAGCACAACAAAGTGCTAAGCATTCATTGCATTGTGCTATTATTGCTAAGCAAGACAAGGATATGCAAACGGCCTATGAATATACAGTGGCATTAGATAATAATGATTTAGAATCACCAGAAGTGGTAGGTCAAAAAGCAGCAAAGTTGGCTATTAACAAGCTAGGAACAAGATCGCTCACATCGAAAAAATGCCCAATTATCTTCACACCACGTTTGTCTTGCGGATTATTTTCACAATTAATGGGCGCGTTAAGTGGTGCTCGCCAATATAAAAAATCAACATTTTTATTAGGCAGTATTGAGCAAAAGATAATGCCTAGTGGTATTAGTTTATTAGAAAATCCATTGGTTAAAAAAACCATTGGTGCGAAGGCCTTTGACCAAGATGGTGTGCTAAAAAGACGACAATATTTTGTCAAAGACGGCCAAGTACAAAGTTATATTATGGGGCAATATTCAGCCAATCAGTTGGGTCTTAAAACTACAGCAAATGCAGGCGGGGTAAATAATGTTATGATTGGGCATGGATTTGAAGGCGGTCTTGATGAGATGATTAAAGATATGCACCAAGGGCTATTAGTAACTGAACTGATGGGACAAGGCGTAAATTACATAACGGGTGACTATTCTCGTGGCGCTTTGGGTTTTTGGGTAGATAATGGAAAAATTCAATACCCAGTGTCAGGTATTACAATTGCTGGTAATCTTAAAGAAATGCTATTAGGCGTTGAACATATTGGCTCAGATATTGACCATCGTAGTAATATTAAGGTTGGTTCTGTTTTAGTGAATCAGATGACCATCGCAGGAGAGATGTAA
- a CDS encoding DEAD/DEAH box helicase yields MNHVSILILDEADRMLDMGFQGFIDNIIEIIFVNQQTLLFNVTYLNSTSSIA; encoded by the coding sequence TTGAATCATGTTAGTATATTGATACTTGATGAGGCAGATCGTATGTTAGATATGGGTTTTCAAGGATTCATTGATAATATTATTGAAATAATATTCGTCAATCAACAAACTTTATTATTTAATGTGACTTATCTAAATAGCACTTCCAGTATCGCATAG
- the nadB gene encoding L-aspartate oxidase — protein MSKQHNFDVLIIGTGSAGLMSALQLSDNLNIALIAKDKILKGSSYYAQGGISAVLDVNDNFNTHAQDTLSTAKGLGDKTAIHFMVENAPKAITSLEHSGVKFTKNKEGYHLTTEGGHSHRRVAHVADKTGQSIQINLLKSVKEKSNITLFKNYIAVDLLIKSHGCYGAYILNKNTCQIENFISHKTIITTGGASKVYLYTSNPDTSTGDGIAMAYRAKCVITNMEFTQFHPTCLYHPHAKSFLITEALRGEGGKLVLPNGKAFMHEFDSREELAPRDIVARAIDAQIKAHGLDCVYLDISFKNKDWIKQHFPTIYKKCQSFGIDITIEPIPVVPAAHYTCGGVQTNLYGQTNVDNLYAVGEVAYTGVHGANRMASNSLLECMVFAKSCANHINQQSITLTYKKFSQWDASRAAPSKEKVVVLHLWDEIRRIMWNFVGIVRSNKRLKYAQHRLKQIQAEVNDYYKLYLISSDLIELRNLVQTAQLIVQSAISRTESRGLHYNEDYPQQANQAINTIIKNHDSTHLKLP, from the coding sequence ATGTCAAAACAACATAATTTTGACGTTCTAATCATTGGTACAGGCAGTGCAGGATTAATGAGTGCACTGCAGTTGTCAGATAATTTAAACATCGCATTGATTGCAAAAGATAAGATATTAAAAGGCAGTTCATACTATGCACAAGGCGGTATATCTGCCGTATTAGATGTAAATGATAACTTTAATACTCACGCACAAGACACCCTGTCAACTGCAAAAGGTCTGGGTGATAAAACTGCCATTCACTTTATGGTTGAAAATGCACCCAAAGCTATTACTTCATTAGAACATTCTGGCGTTAAGTTTACCAAAAATAAAGAAGGGTACCATCTAACTACCGAAGGTGGTCATAGTCATAGAAGAGTAGCACATGTTGCTGATAAAACAGGGCAATCAATCCAAATCAATTTACTCAAAAGCGTTAAAGAAAAAAGTAACATAACACTTTTTAAAAACTATATTGCCGTTGATTTGTTAATCAAATCTCACGGTTGCTATGGCGCCTATATTCTTAATAAGAATACCTGCCAAATTGAAAATTTTATCTCCCATAAAACCATTATTACCACAGGTGGCGCATCAAAGGTTTATCTTTATACCTCCAATCCAGATACATCAACGGGTGATGGTATTGCCATGGCATATCGAGCAAAATGCGTGATTACTAATATGGAATTTACCCAGTTCCACCCTACCTGCCTTTACCATCCTCACGCAAAATCTTTTTTAATTACTGAGGCACTTCGTGGCGAAGGTGGCAAATTAGTCTTACCAAATGGTAAAGCCTTTATGCATGAATTTGATAGTCGAGAAGAGCTTGCACCACGTGATATTGTTGCTCGTGCCATTGATGCGCAAATAAAAGCCCATGGCCTTGATTGCGTTTATTTAGACATTTCATTTAAAAACAAAGATTGGATTAAGCAACACTTCCCGACTATTTATAAAAAATGTCAATCGTTTGGTATTGATATCACTATAGAACCCATTCCTGTTGTGCCTGCAGCTCATTACACTTGCGGCGGTGTACAAACTAATCTTTATGGTCAAACTAATGTAGACAATTTATATGCTGTTGGAGAGGTAGCATACACAGGTGTGCATGGTGCCAATCGTATGGCGAGCAATTCTTTATTAGAATGCATGGTATTTGCCAAATCTTGTGCCAATCATATTAACCAACAATCAATAACATTAACGTATAAAAAATTTAGCCAATGGGATGCCTCCAGAGCAGCGCCTTCAAAAGAAAAAGTTGTGGTGTTGCATTTATGGGATGAAATTCGCCGTATTATGTGGAATTTTGTTGGCATTGTACGTTCTAACAAACGCCTAAAATATGCACAACATCGGCTTAAGCAAATTCAAGCAGAAGTAAACGATTACTACAAACTTTATTTAATCTCTAGTGATTTAATTGAGTTAAGAAACCTTGTTCAAACTGCACAATTAATTGTTCAATCTGCAATTTCTAGAACAGAAAGCAGAGGATTGCATTACAATGAGGACTATCCACAACAAGCAAACCAAGCAATTAACACCATAATTAAAAATCATGATTCTACCCATCTTAAACTACCCTGA
- a CDS encoding VOC family protein, with translation MKYLHTMIRATNLDKTLHFYCDVLGLIEVSRKNYPQEEFTLIFLAADEDVNYPNSTLIEITHNWNKEKYVEGRNFGHLAFRVKNIYGTCKQLMDAGVVINFPPKNGHMAFVRSPDNISIELLQEGDALEIQEPWVSMPTIGEW, from the coding sequence ATGAAGTATTTACATACCATGATTAGAGCAACTAATCTGGATAAAACATTGCATTTTTATTGTGATGTTTTAGGGTTGATTGAAGTTAGTAGGAAGAATTATCCACAGGAGGAGTTCACGCTTATTTTTTTGGCAGCAGATGAAGATGTTAATTATCCAAACTCCACATTAATTGAAATTACTCATAATTGGAATAAAGAGAAATATGTTGAAGGGAGGAATTTTGGACACTTAGCATTTAGAGTAAAAAATATATATGGGACATGCAAGCAGTTGATGGATGCAGGTGTTGTTATTAATTTTCCGCCTAAAAATGGGCATATGGCTTTTGTGCGCTCACCTGATAATATATCAATTGAACTATTGCAAGAGGGTGATGCATTGGAAATACAAGAACCATGGGTTAGCATGCCGACCATTGGTGAATGGTAA
- a CDS encoding HlyC/CorC family transporter gives MNEEQSLSKPSFLQRLKKRYLRTPLRTTDELLQVLKEAEKNHVIDSHSRLIIEGTMQLEKLEVRDVMVPKSKMVMIEYQATTKDLLDIMIKSSHSRFPIINSNKNKIQGVILAKDLLEFLAGDQRSEFNYKEYLRDSILVPESKTLGALLRDFQQKKSHMAIVMDEYGEIAGLVTLEDVLEQIVGEIEDEHDLEEDSIIDFGEGRFLLKANIPIEEFDEFFGVKLQVENIDTVAGLVIKGFTRLPEQMDEISLQGFDFKILKTDSRRIHLLEVERSLNAGNT, from the coding sequence ATGAATGAAGAACAGTCTTTATCGAAACCCTCCTTTTTACAAAGGCTAAAAAAACGTTATCTGCGTACACCACTACGTACAACTGATGAGCTCTTGCAGGTGCTCAAAGAGGCGGAAAAAAATCATGTCATTGACTCCCATTCTCGCTTGATTATTGAAGGTACGATGCAGCTTGAAAAGCTAGAAGTGCGTGATGTGATGGTGCCAAAATCAAAAATGGTGATGATTGAATATCAAGCAACTACTAAAGATTTACTTGATATTATGATTAAATCTTCACACTCTAGATTTCCAATTATTAACAGCAATAAGAACAAAATTCAAGGTGTGATTTTGGCTAAGGATTTACTTGAGTTTTTGGCAGGTGATCAGCGCTCTGAGTTTAATTATAAAGAATATTTACGAGATTCTATTCTTGTTCCAGAAAGCAAAACCCTTGGTGCATTATTAAGAGATTTTCAACAAAAAAAATCACATATGGCAATTGTGATGGATGAATATGGTGAAATTGCGGGCTTGGTAACTCTTGAAGATGTATTAGAACAAATTGTGGGCGAGATTGAAGATGAACACGATTTAGAAGAAGATAGTATTATTGATTTTGGTGAAGGTAGATTCTTGCTTAAAGCCAATATACCTATTGAAGAATTTGATGAGTTCTTTGGGGTTAAATTACAAGTTGAAAATATTGACACGGTAGCTGGTTTGGTAATTAAAGGTTTTACTCGTTTACCTGAGCAGATGGATGAAATATCACTACAAGGTTTTGATTTTAAAATTTTAAAAACGGATTCTAGACGTATTCATTTGCTTGAAGTAGAGCGCTCGTTGAATGCTGGTAACACTTAA
- a CDS encoding RnfH family protein: MQIEVAYALRDKQTLLELRMNEGATLKQAIEVSGILDIYPQIDLIKDKTGIFGKIAKLDTILREKDRVEIYRTLIADPKVVRKERAAQGKKMRSGKKT; this comes from the coding sequence ATGCAAATTGAGGTTGCCTACGCTTTAAGAGATAAGCAAACTTTACTTGAGTTAAGAATGAATGAAGGGGCGACCTTAAAGCAAGCAATTGAGGTGTCTGGTATATTGGATATTTATCCGCAGATTGATCTTATCAAAGACAAAACTGGTATTTTTGGCAAAATTGCCAAACTTGATACAATACTTAGAGAGAAAGACCGAGTTGAGATTTACCGCACACTCATTGCTGACCCTAAAGTGGTGCGTAAGGAGCGGGCCGCGCAAGGTAAAAAAATGCGCAGTGGTAAAAAAACTTGA